The sequence CTTGCAGGAGGAATACTCGCTTTTGGAGAGAACCACGCAGGTGCAATCGAAAAGGCCATGAAAAATCTTCAGGAAGGAGTTAAATTAGCAGAGGCCTATGGAAGATCTGCGTCTGAAACTGCTAGGTTCATGGTTGAAGAGCTGAAAACCAAGGACCAGAAGGTACCTGGATTCGGACACCGCTACCACACCGAGGACCCAAGGGCTAGAAAACTCTTAAAACTTGGCAAAGAGTATGGTTGCAGTGGAAAACATGTTGAACTCGCCCTTGAAATCGAGGAGATCCTTGGAAGGGAGAAGGGTATTAAGATGAATATAGATGGTGCAAATGCATCCATACTTTCTGATCTTGGATTCAACTGGAGGTTTGGATGTGGGATCTTTGCAATAGGAAGACTCCCCGGGCTGCTTGCCCATGTCAACGAGGAGATGTCCAGTGAAGAACCATTCAGGAAGATCACAGAACTTGATACCGTTTAGATAACATGTTTACTTGTGGTCTTTCGTACCTGAAACAAATCTATAATTATATCTGAATCCACTATGAACCTAGATCCAATTTTATAAGCCCAATATCTCTAAAATCTTTTTTTAAAACCATTTATTGATTGATTTATGGTAAAAAGCACATTTTCATGAATTGGGTTTTCACGAAGATGTGTCCACAGCAAAGTTATTGAAATTGAAGATACAGATTATAATATGAAGAATATTATGAAAAGGGGGAATCACATTTAGGTAATGAGTTTTTAGTTTAAGGTAAGGAGTTTTAGTTTAGAGTAGAAGTAAGTCCCAACTGAGGATCAGGTGATCTTAATGGTGGATGAAAATGAAAGGTACCAACAGGCCAAACGAAGGGTTGAGGAGTTGAGAGACTTTTACAACCACTTAACAGCTTACATCATAGTAAACACAGTTCTTGCAATCATAAACTTCGTTACAACCCCATGGGTCTGGTGGTTCTACTGGGTGAGTGTATTCTGGGGCATCGGGCTTTTAATGCACGGTGCCAGTGTGTTCGTGAAACGTGGCATTCTGGATGAAGACTGGGAAGAACGGAAGATAAGGGAGATAATGGAGAAGGATAAAAAGGGCTGAAGAACTAAATTGAAAACAAAAAAAGTTTAAAACCAACTTTTTATTCATTGATCCATCCGTTTAATCAGGGTAAGTTCTATTTTAAAATGATTAGCTGTAATTAAAATAATTAGTTTTAATTTAAATATACCAAATTTGAAGGTATAATCTCTTTTAAATATACAACTTTCACCAATAAAACTAAAAATAAAAGATTTTAAAAAGTTTTTATATGATTTTAAGTGAGTTCAATCCATTTTAATAATTGGTTTTAAGAATTGGTTTGAGCTGCGTTTCAACGTACATGAATCCTACCAAACATGATCTTTAGTTCACTTAAAGCACGATCTTCACGAAAAAAATGGGAGATGTTAATGAAAAAATGAGGGTGATCCCGGAATTTTTCATAAAAAACTTTGCAAGATGTTTGCAATGGGGATCACTTTGAAACGATCGTCAGAAAAAAATTACCTTGCAAGGGTAAACTTACCTTGCCAGTCTTCTGAAATGTTCCGGGGTTGTTGTACGTGGAATGTTCCTGTAGAATTCCCCTGCAGCATCCACTATTTCAACTGAGATATCTCCAATCCTTTCAAATGCCTTAACAA is a genomic window of Methanobacterium congolense containing:
- a CDS encoding 2TM domain-containing protein; translation: MVDENERYQQAKRRVEELRDFYNHLTAYIIVNTVLAIINFVTTPWVWWFYWVSVFWGIGLLMHGASVFVKRGILDEDWEERKIREIMEKDKKG
- a CDS encoding citryl-CoA lyase encodes the protein MITEKVMEEMFKPRQAHWRTSITKVEPNRLTTRGRLQEDLMGNISFSEMVYLLLKGDLPSDNPKKMFEAVLVSFCDHGVTPPSTQAARLMASAGSTVNACLAGGILAFGENHAGAIEKAMKNLQEGVKLAEAYGRSASETARFMVEELKTKDQKVPGFGHRYHTEDPRARKLLKLGKEYGCSGKHVELALEIEEILGREKGIKMNIDGANASILSDLGFNWRFGCGIFAIGRLPGLLAHVNEEMSSEEPFRKITELDTV